Proteins co-encoded in one Pseudorhizobium banfieldiae genomic window:
- a CDS encoding thiamine pyrophosphate-binding protein, protein MTKQKGGTYIAEALVREKVPYVFGVCGHGTVGLIDCLHEVKDEVPMISPRHEQTAVHMADGFFRVSHKVAATLTSTGPGSCNQIMGLAVAQTDSSAILAITANVPTQQFNRAPFQELNMHGQADFNQVIKPVVKRSFQPSRVEQLPLMIRQATSTMTTGRPGPVNLDIPYNLFQEEGDLQPEPVGSAFGQRRPGASPADLQQVVDWLLAAERPVLFVGHGMALSEGGAELTELAHRLQVPVISSPNGMGTIDMEDSLSLGFIGRNGAYQANQAGRHADLVLAIGARFDDRSASSWRPGYSWNFPHTRLVHVDLDHAELTRNYTPDIAILADARTFLSQVLGELDSRSVCPDESRLAPWRADIAGWRSEWEAFVAPNFSLHQTPIRPERIVEDCQKVLPHDAILSFDAGIHHNWFMQFWKARRPQSMLNSWGYSGMGFGPSAILGAKLAAPDRVCVSVCGDGGFTMVPHVLCTAVEYDIPVIWVVWNNFAWGAIRDLQYGYFDGREYGTAF, encoded by the coding sequence ATGACGAAGCAAAAGGGCGGCACCTACATCGCCGAGGCGCTGGTACGGGAAAAGGTTCCCTACGTGTTCGGTGTTTGCGGCCACGGCACGGTTGGGCTCATCGACTGCCTACACGAGGTCAAGGATGAGGTCCCGATGATCTCGCCCCGCCACGAGCAGACGGCGGTCCACATGGCCGACGGCTTCTTCCGGGTCTCCCACAAGGTGGCGGCGACGCTGACCTCGACGGGGCCCGGCTCCTGTAACCAGATCATGGGGCTTGCCGTCGCCCAGACCGATAGTTCGGCTATACTAGCCATCACGGCGAACGTTCCGACCCAACAGTTCAACCGGGCACCGTTCCAGGAACTGAACATGCATGGCCAGGCAGACTTCAACCAGGTCATCAAGCCGGTGGTCAAGCGCAGCTTCCAACCATCGCGAGTCGAGCAACTGCCGCTGATGATCCGCCAGGCGACCTCGACAATGACCACCGGCCGCCCCGGTCCAGTGAACCTCGACATACCCTACAACCTGTTCCAGGAAGAAGGTGACCTCCAGCCGGAACCCGTCGGCTCGGCATTCGGCCAGCGCCGCCCCGGAGCATCCCCTGCTGACCTCCAGCAGGTGGTCGACTGGCTGCTGGCAGCCGAGCGGCCAGTGCTGTTCGTCGGACACGGAATGGCGCTTTCGGAGGGCGGTGCGGAACTGACCGAGCTTGCCCACCGCCTCCAGGTACCGGTCATCTCCTCGCCAAACGGCATGGGCACGATCGACATGGAAGACTCGCTGTCGCTCGGCTTCATCGGCCGGAACGGCGCCTATCAGGCAAACCAGGCCGGTCGTCATGCCGACCTGGTGCTCGCCATCGGTGCACGCTTCGACGACCGTTCCGCCTCAAGCTGGCGCCCGGGCTATTCTTGGAATTTTCCGCACACCAGGCTGGTGCATGTCGACCTGGACCACGCTGAGCTGACGCGCAATTACACTCCCGATATTGCCATTCTCGCCGACGCACGGACGTTCCTTTCCCAGGTCCTCGGGGAACTCGATTCACGTTCTGTATGCCCCGACGAGAGCCGGCTTGCCCCCTGGCGGGCCGACATTGCTGGTTGGCGCAGCGAGTGGGAGGCTTTCGTTGCCCCGAATTTCTCCCTGCACCAGACGCCGATAAGGCCTGAGCGTATCGTCGAGGATTGCCAAAAGGTGTTGCCGCATGACGCGATCCTGTCCTTCGATGCCGGCATCCACCACAACTGGTTCATGCAGTTCTGGAAGGCACGCCGCCCGCAGAGCATGCTGAACTCCTGGGGTTATTCCGGCATGGGCTTCGGCCCCTCGGCCATTCTCGGGGCGAAACTCGCTGCCCCCGATCGCGTCTGCGTCTCCGTGTGCGGCGACGGCGGCTTCACCATGGTGCCGCATGTGCTCTGTACGGCGGTCGAGTACGACATCCCGGTCATCTGGGTCGTCTGGAACAACTTTGCATGGGGTGCGATCCGCGACCTGCAATACGGCTATTTCGACGGCCGCGAATACGGAACGGCCTTCTAA
- a CDS encoding thiamine pyrophosphate-dependent enzyme: MRSATCNTAISTAANTERPSNQGANAAPYNPDFAAWARAAGVAGYTVTRSEDFAATLEEAVRLNRPVLIDVHVDADIRPPATGSWALPPLQPKEPAFGTPWQPT, from the coding sequence GTGCGATCCGCGACCTGCAATACGGCTATTTCGACGGCCGCGAATACGGAACGGCCTTCTAACCAGGGAGCGAACGCGGCGCCCTACAATCCCGATTTTGCTGCATGGGCGCGGGCGGCCGGCGTTGCGGGCTACACCGTGACCCGGTCGGAGGACTTCGCAGCGACGCTGGAAGAGGCTGTTCGTCTGAACCGTCCGGTCCTGATCGACGTGCATGTCGATGCCGACATCCGCCCGCCGGCGACCGGTTCCTGGGCCCTGCCGCCTCTGCAGCCAAAGGAGCCGGCGTTCGGAACTCCGTGGCAGCCGACCTGA
- a CDS encoding cupin domain-containing protein has product MTDRKSIIRNIVEEPWQEFPAHFGGALSKALVAPATTGSRLMDYRISTYAPMAYVERHVHKVQEQVYHILDGEGLMEIDGKTRVVRKNDVIFIAPGSWHSITNSGLGQLTFIVVTTPVSDE; this is encoded by the coding sequence ATGACCGACCGCAAGAGCATCATCCGCAACATCGTCGAAGAGCCCTGGCAGGAATTCCCCGCCCATTTCGGCGGCGCCTTGTCGAAAGCGCTGGTAGCCCCCGCCACTACAGGTTCCCGCCTGATGGACTACCGCATTTCGACTTACGCACCGATGGCCTATGTCGAACGTCACGTGCACAAGGTGCAGGAGCAAGTCTACCACATCCTGGACGGCGAAGGGCTTATGGAGATCGACGGCAAGACGCGTGTCGTGCGCAAGAACGACGTGATCTTCATTGCCCCCGGCAGTTGGCATTCCATCACGAACTCCGGCCTCGGCCAGTTGACCTTCATCGTGGTCACGACGCCTGTCTCGGACGAATGA
- a CDS encoding FAD-dependent oxidoreductase: MQQSLAELGEVDLIVLGTGAAGLTAALTATLEGLSVVVLEAAPVVGGTTARSSGTAWIPDNRLMRAVGFAPDAEAARAYLSALISDADAQEAWQAFLTHAPKMQADLEDRAEILFRPYRSAPDYQSNLEGAASGGRALEPIEFDGRRLDSWFDRLAEPMRELTVLGGMMVTRAEAQRLIHAERSPAAMMEGLKLLLRHLRDRLRFRRGTRLVMGNALVARLLHATLIRGGLVFTNAHVREIELTEGRVARVGGVYGERPFSLATRAGVVLAGGGFPADPEMTSRYLPTLAPGHSPASPFARGTTIGLGIKAGGQMGPDLGLNALWFPSSLWARPGGGLAVYPHIALDRAKPGSIIIDQAGERFANEASSYHDFCAAMFRHGPAACPAWMVVGRDFIRRYGLGVIRPRTPSLNRFLRSGYLKTGKDPEELARELHLPPGSLSRSIAKFNECVREGRDAGFRRGESAYERSNGDASRGFANPCLGEVGPGRLYAVALWPTPLATARGLLCGISGEVLDNEGHAIPGLYAAGNDMQSVFGGEYPGAGAQIGPAMTFGWAAARHAARRVQDFNGRDT; encoded by the coding sequence ATGCAGCAGTCGCTCGCGGAACTGGGCGAGGTCGACCTCATCGTTCTGGGCACGGGTGCAGCAGGGCTGACCGCCGCCTTGACAGCGACGCTGGAAGGGCTGAGCGTAGTCGTTCTGGAGGCTGCTCCTGTCGTGGGTGGCACCACAGCCCGCTCGTCCGGAACCGCGTGGATCCCCGACAACCGGTTGATGCGGGCCGTCGGTTTCGCGCCCGATGCGGAAGCGGCTCGCGCCTATCTCTCGGCCCTCATCAGCGACGCTGACGCGCAAGAAGCTTGGCAGGCATTCCTCACACATGCCCCTAAGATGCAGGCGGACCTCGAAGACAGGGCCGAGATCCTGTTCCGTCCCTACCGCAGCGCCCCCGATTATCAAAGCAATCTGGAAGGTGCCGCGTCGGGCGGCCGTGCGCTAGAGCCGATCGAGTTCGACGGACGGCGTCTCGACAGCTGGTTCGACAGGCTCGCAGAGCCCATGCGAGAACTGACCGTACTTGGCGGGATGATGGTAACGCGGGCGGAAGCTCAAAGGCTGATCCATGCGGAACGCTCTCCCGCCGCCATGATGGAAGGGCTGAAGCTCCTCCTTCGCCATCTTCGTGATCGCCTGCGCTTCAGGCGAGGCACTCGCCTTGTCATGGGCAATGCCCTCGTGGCGCGGCTTCTTCATGCTACCCTCATCCGTGGCGGACTTGTGTTCACCAACGCACATGTTCGGGAAATCGAGCTAACGGAAGGGCGCGTGGCCCGGGTCGGCGGCGTATACGGCGAACGCCCCTTCAGCCTGGCTACGCGCGCTGGCGTCGTGCTGGCAGGCGGCGGTTTCCCTGCAGATCCTGAGATGACGTCCAGATACCTCCCGACGCTTGCACCCGGACATTCGCCCGCTAGCCCTTTCGCGCGCGGCACGACGATCGGACTGGGCATCAAAGCCGGCGGGCAAATGGGGCCGGATCTCGGTCTAAATGCCCTGTGGTTTCCATCCTCGCTTTGGGCGAGACCTGGCGGCGGCCTCGCCGTCTACCCGCATATCGCCCTTGACCGCGCGAAACCGGGATCGATCATTATCGACCAAGCCGGAGAGAGGTTCGCCAACGAGGCGTCCAGCTATCACGACTTCTGCGCCGCGATGTTCCGTCACGGACCAGCAGCCTGTCCAGCCTGGATGGTCGTCGGGCGAGACTTCATCCGGCGCTATGGCTTGGGCGTGATTCGGCCCAGAACCCCTTCGCTCAACCGGTTTCTTCGTTCAGGCTACCTCAAGACGGGGAAAGATCCCGAGGAGCTCGCGCGGGAGCTTCACCTGCCGCCGGGTTCCCTCAGCCGCAGCATCGCGAAATTCAACGAGTGCGTGCGGGAGGGGCGGGATGCCGGCTTTCGGCGTGGAGAGAGTGCTTATGAGCGCTCGAACGGCGACGCAAGTCGCGGTTTTGCCAACCCCTGCCTGGGCGAAGTGGGACCTGGCAGGCTCTACGCCGTCGCCTTGTGGCCGACACCGCTAGCGACCGCCCGCGGACTGCTCTGCGGGATTTCCGGGGAGGTGCTGGACAATGAGGGCCATGCCATCCCCGGTCTCTATGCGGCGGGAAATGACATGCAATCCGTGTTCGGCGGCGAGTATCCGGGCGCAGGCGCCCAGATCGGACCGGCGATGACATTTGGATGGGCAGCAGCCCGCCACGCGGCACGGCGCGTGCAGGACTTCAATGGGAGAGATACATGA
- a CDS encoding TRCF domain-containing protein produces MNRDSGSAEFGQVNLILLTEEGAELPEDTRLRLLTLVENDRLGSGLAISLRELELRGGGDLAGEDQAGHIKAIGIGLYQKLLASAVSKSRRQTEGSSPRATLTLGVAGTIPADYVSNAAVRPNLYARLLRASAPNEMDDLEEEFEDRFGELPQEVALLLRTTRLQLAAARLGFARLEAGPEALAITLTHEAPAKVSD; encoded by the coding sequence ATGAATCGCGACTCTGGTTCGGCAGAGTTCGGTCAGGTGAATCTGATTCTCCTCACGGAAGAGGGCGCCGAACTGCCGGAGGATACCCGCTTGCGCCTCTTGACGCTCGTGGAGAACGATCGACTGGGGTCAGGGCTTGCCATCAGCTTGCGTGAACTCGAATTGCGGGGTGGTGGCGACCTTGCCGGCGAGGACCAGGCAGGTCACATCAAGGCCATTGGGATCGGCCTGTACCAGAAGCTGCTCGCGAGCGCCGTTTCGAAGTCGCGTAGGCAAACTGAGGGTTCGTCTCCGCGCGCAACCCTTACCCTCGGGGTCGCAGGCACCATACCGGCGGATTACGTTTCAAACGCCGCCGTGAGGCCTAATCTCTACGCCCGGCTGTTGCGTGCTTCCGCACCGAACGAGATGGACGATCTGGAAGAAGAATTCGAAGATCGCTTCGGCGAGCTACCGCAGGAGGTGGCGCTTCTGCTGCGGACGACCCGACTACAGCTCGCGGCGGCGCGGCTAGGCTTTGCCAGGCTCGAGGCTGGGCCTGAAGCGCTTGCGATCACCTTGACACATGAGGCACCGGCTAAGGTCTCTGACTGA